One stretch of Roseimicrobium sp. ORNL1 DNA includes these proteins:
- a CDS encoding AGE family epimerase/isomerase, giving the protein MTHDTARLAAFYREALLRDCVPFWFPRCVDTQHGGFLHCLDADGSLLDTDKSVWAQGRMSWMLLTLFNTVEQRPEWLAWGESGLRFLEQHGVDKTDPLGRMYFHLTREGHPIRKRRYAYSESFAAIAYAAHARATGHAVSAERARALFDLFVKWNFTPGLMPPKYTDVRTMISMAPRMITLVTAQELATNLGDDATLRGWRDRCIEEIEKYFVRPELQCVMENVSPDGSLMDHFDGRLLNPGHAMEAAWFIMQEGAFRRESRFVELGCKMLDWMWARGWDPEHGGIFYYRDAAGKPVQEYWHDMKFWWPHDEALIATLMAWRLTGETRYAAMHEQARLWSFQHFADPQHGEWFGYLNRDGSRSTTTKGNLWKSFFHHPRALWMCHGMLAAETPPA; this is encoded by the coding sequence ATGACACACGACACTGCCAGACTTGCCGCCTTCTATCGCGAAGCATTGCTGCGCGACTGTGTGCCTTTCTGGTTTCCTCGCTGTGTGGACACGCAGCATGGAGGCTTCCTGCATTGTCTGGACGCGGATGGTTCACTGCTCGACACGGACAAGTCCGTGTGGGCTCAGGGACGCATGAGCTGGATGCTGCTCACGCTTTTCAACACGGTTGAACAGCGCCCGGAGTGGCTGGCGTGGGGCGAGAGTGGTTTGCGTTTCCTGGAGCAGCATGGCGTGGACAAGACGGATCCGCTCGGGCGCATGTACTTCCACCTCACGCGTGAAGGCCACCCGATTCGCAAGCGTCGTTACGCCTACAGCGAGAGCTTTGCTGCGATTGCCTATGCCGCGCATGCACGAGCGACCGGCCATGCTGTCTCGGCAGAGCGGGCACGTGCGTTGTTTGATCTGTTTGTGAAGTGGAACTTCACCCCCGGCCTTATGCCGCCGAAATACACGGATGTGCGAACGATGATCAGCATGGCGCCGCGCATGATCACACTGGTCACGGCGCAGGAGCTTGCCACCAATCTCGGGGACGATGCAACCCTGCGAGGTTGGAGGGATCGCTGCATTGAGGAGATTGAGAAGTACTTCGTGAGGCCTGAGCTACAGTGCGTGATGGAGAACGTCTCGCCGGATGGCAGCCTCATGGATCACTTCGATGGACGCCTGCTGAATCCTGGACACGCCATGGAGGCGGCGTGGTTCATCATGCAGGAGGGTGCGTTTCGGAGGGAATCACGTTTCGTCGAGCTGGGCTGCAAGATGCTGGACTGGATGTGGGCCCGCGGCTGGGATCCCGAACATGGTGGCATCTTCTACTACCGGGATGCTGCAGGGAAGCCGGTGCAGGAGTACTGGCACGACATGAAATTCTGGTGGCCGCATGATGAGGCGCTCATCGCCACGCTGATGGCCTGGAGACTGACCGGTGAGACGCGCTATGCCGCGATGCATGAACAGGCGCGTCTCTGGAGCTTTCAGCACTTCGCGGATCCACAGCACGGTGAATGGTTCGGCTATCTGAATCGCGACGGCTCCCGATCCACCACGACCAAGGGGAACCTTTGGAAGAGCTTCTTCCACCATCCGCGTGCCCTGTGGATGTGCCACGGCATGCTGGCGGCAGAGACGCCGCCAGCGTAG
- a CDS encoding methyltransferase — protein sequence MPLDLTAVPSTDPIRAYRYRDGLYAADFITTAVVHLDFFTWLHANPSTKDGIAAHFGFTERPLDVLLTLCAANGFVENREGTYHATPTAVEHLTSDSPWNLKPYYASLKDRPIVKDYLQVLKTDKPANWGGDKAALDWHKAMETDEFSRSFTAAMDCRGIYLAQAMAKKVDLTGRKRLLDIGGGSGIYACSFCAHHPHLQATVLDQAPVDRIAQRCIDERGFHDRVSVATGNMFKDALPADCDVHLFSNVLHDWGTTEVKELLAISYKALPAGGLLIIHDAFINADKTGPLPVAEYSSLLMHSTQGKCYSVQEYADLCSEAGFKPGAYLDTAADRGFMIATK from the coding sequence ATGCCGCTAGACCTCACCGCCGTTCCCTCCACGGATCCCATCCGCGCCTATCGCTATCGCGACGGGCTGTATGCCGCTGACTTCATCACCACCGCGGTGGTGCATCTGGACTTCTTCACATGGCTGCACGCGAACCCGTCCACGAAAGATGGCATCGCTGCGCACTTCGGCTTCACGGAGCGCCCGCTGGATGTGCTGCTCACCCTCTGCGCGGCGAATGGCTTCGTGGAGAATCGAGAGGGCACTTATCACGCCACGCCCACGGCGGTGGAACACCTCACGAGTGACTCGCCGTGGAATCTGAAGCCCTACTATGCGTCCCTGAAGGACAGGCCCATTGTGAAGGACTACCTTCAGGTGCTGAAGACCGACAAGCCCGCCAACTGGGGCGGGGACAAGGCAGCACTGGACTGGCACAAGGCCATGGAGACGGATGAGTTCTCCCGCAGCTTCACCGCAGCCATGGACTGCCGCGGCATCTACCTCGCGCAGGCGATGGCAAAGAAAGTGGATCTCACCGGGCGCAAGAGGTTGCTGGATATCGGTGGTGGCAGCGGCATCTACGCGTGCTCCTTCTGCGCGCATCATCCGCATCTGCAAGCGACCGTGCTCGATCAGGCTCCGGTGGATCGCATCGCCCAACGCTGCATCGATGAGCGCGGCTTCCATGATCGCGTCTCCGTGGCTACGGGGAACATGTTCAAGGATGCGCTGCCCGCCGATTGCGATGTGCACCTCTTCTCCAACGTGCTGCACGACTGGGGCACCACCGAGGTGAAGGAGCTTCTCGCCATCTCCTACAAGGCGCTGCCTGCGGGTGGATTGCTCATCATCCATGATGCCTTCATCAATGCCGACAAGACCGGTCCTCTCCCGGTGGCGGAGTATTCCTCACTGCTGATGCACTCCACGCAGGGTAAATGCTACTCCGTGCAGGAGTATGCGGACCTGTGCAGCGAGGCAGGGTTCAAGCCGGGTGCATATCTGGATACCGCAGCGGATCGCGGGTTCATGATAGCGACCAAGTAA